A genomic stretch from Chitinophaga lutea includes:
- a CDS encoding response regulator transcription factor codes for MEERKPKILLAEDDTNLGMVLKNYLELNDYDVELCRDGILALAAFRRDKFDICLLDIMMPNMDGFKLAEEIRDVDPDIPLFFLSAKTMKEDIIQGYKLGADDYISKPFDSELLLLKIKAILKRNQELNSKEEEQFEFKIGQYAFNSRLRTLTKGGESTHTLSPKENELLHMLCEHKNDLLPREVALKKIWGSDTYFNGRSMDVYIAKLRKYLKDDTNIEIVNIHGNGFRLVVKD; via the coding sequence ATGGAAGAACGTAAACCTAAGATATTGCTGGCAGAAGACGACACCAACCTGGGTATGGTGCTGAAGAACTACCTGGAGCTGAACGATTATGATGTGGAGCTCTGCCGGGACGGCATCCTGGCGCTCGCCGCCTTCCGCCGCGACAAGTTCGACATCTGCCTGCTCGACATCATGATGCCCAATATGGACGGTTTCAAGCTCGCCGAAGAGATCCGCGACGTGGATCCCGACATCCCGCTCTTTTTCCTGTCCGCCAAAACCATGAAGGAAGATATCATCCAGGGCTACAAACTGGGCGCCGACGATTATATCTCCAAACCGTTCGACAGCGAGCTGCTGCTGCTCAAGATCAAAGCCATCCTGAAGCGCAACCAGGAGCTGAACAGCAAGGAAGAAGAACAGTTCGAATTCAAAATAGGGCAGTACGCCTTCAATTCCCGCCTGCGCACCCTTACCAAGGGCGGCGAATCCACGCACACCCTGTCTCCGAAAGAAAACGAGCTGCTGCACATGCTCTGCGAACATAAAAACGACCTGCTGCCGAGGGAAGTGGCCCTTAAAAAGATCTGGGGCAGCGATACCTACTTCAACGGGCGCAGCATGGACGTGTATATCGCCAAACTGCGCAAATACCTGAAAGACGATACCAACATCGAGATCGTGAACATTCACGGCAATGGTTTCAGGCTGGTGGTGAAAGACTGA
- a CDS encoding DUF3108 domain-containing protein: MKYFLMLFCGLTIAGGSFAQSDFCGITNTSFNAGESLTLKVFYNLGSMFVGAGEATFNCKLEKYNGKDAYHVIGEGRTYRTYDWFFKVRDKYESYIDTATMLPIRFIRNVNEGGYKIYNNVGFNRETGQATSTNGTFKVPNCIQDVISAIYYARNIDFSKHKPGDKIPFTMFLDDEVYEIYIRYVGKENVDTRYGTFRAIKFKPLLIKGTIFQGGEQMTVWVSDDGNKIPLRIDSPISVGSIKVDMINYANLRHPLSALVKKR, from the coding sequence ATGAAGTATTTTCTGATGTTATTTTGCGGGTTAACCATTGCAGGAGGATCATTTGCCCAAAGCGACTTTTGCGGCATCACCAATACCAGTTTCAACGCAGGTGAATCGCTGACCCTGAAAGTGTTCTATAACCTGGGCAGCATGTTCGTCGGCGCCGGCGAAGCCACCTTCAACTGCAAACTGGAAAAATACAACGGGAAAGATGCTTACCACGTAATAGGGGAAGGACGCACCTACCGCACCTACGACTGGTTCTTCAAAGTGCGCGATAAATACGAAAGTTATATCGATACCGCCACCATGCTCCCCATCCGCTTTATCCGCAACGTCAACGAAGGCGGCTATAAAATCTACAATAACGTGGGCTTCAACCGCGAAACCGGCCAGGCTACCAGCACCAACGGCACCTTCAAAGTGCCCAACTGCATCCAGGACGTGATCAGCGCCATCTACTACGCCCGCAACATCGACTTTTCCAAACATAAGCCCGGGGATAAAATTCCCTTTACGATGTTCCTCGACGACGAAGTGTATGAAATTTATATCCGCTATGTAGGCAAGGAAAATGTAGACACCCGCTACGGCACCTTCCGCGCCATCAAGTTCAAGCCGCTCCTGATCAAAGGCACCATCTTCCAGGGCGGGGAACAGATGACCGTTTGGGTGAGCGACGACGGGAACAAGATACCCCTGCGGATAGACAGCCCCATTTCCGTCGGCAGCATTAAAGTGGACATGATCAATTATGCCAACCTCCGGCACCCCCTCAGCGCCCTGGTGAAAAAAAGATAA
- the ruvB gene encoding Holliday junction branch migration DNA helicase RuvB, protein MSNSNIRPDENRLSAAEKEFENSIRPKEIMDFSGQEQIIGNLKIFIQAAKQRGEALDHILFHGPPGLGKTTLSRIVANELGVNIRETSGPVIEKPGDLAGLLTNLEEKDVLFVDEIHRLSTVVEEYLYSAMEDYRIDIMIDSGPSARSVQINLHPFTLIGATTRSGLLTAPLLSRFGIKSRLEYYNAATLQKILWRAAGLLGTKITSDAAMEIARRSRGTPRIANGLLRRVRDFAQVIGNGVIDMGIAQHSLRALSVDEYGLDEMDNRILNVIIENFKGGPVGITTIATAVGEEAGTLEEVYEPFLIQEGFIKRTPRGREVTEKAYTHLGKTPNKGGQLLF, encoded by the coding sequence ATGTCCAATTCTAATATAAGACCAGATGAGAACCGGCTTAGCGCCGCAGAGAAGGAGTTTGAGAATAGCATCCGGCCGAAGGAAATCATGGATTTCTCGGGGCAGGAGCAGATCATCGGCAACCTGAAGATATTTATCCAGGCGGCCAAACAGCGCGGCGAGGCCCTTGATCACATTCTTTTCCACGGCCCTCCGGGCCTGGGTAAAACCACCCTGTCCCGCATCGTCGCCAACGAACTGGGCGTGAACATCCGTGAAACCTCGGGCCCCGTGATCGAAAAACCCGGCGACCTGGCGGGTTTGCTCACCAACCTCGAAGAAAAGGACGTGCTGTTCGTGGATGAAATCCACCGCCTCAGCACCGTGGTGGAGGAATACCTCTATTCCGCGATGGAAGACTACCGCATCGACATCATGATCGATTCCGGGCCCAGCGCCCGTTCGGTGCAGATCAACCTGCACCCTTTCACGCTGATCGGCGCCACCACCCGCTCGGGATTGCTCACCGCGCCCCTGCTGAGCCGCTTCGGTATCAAATCGAGGCTGGAATATTACAATGCTGCCACTTTGCAGAAAATACTCTGGCGCGCAGCGGGCCTGCTGGGCACCAAAATCACATCCGACGCAGCCATGGAAATAGCGCGCCGCTCGCGTGGCACGCCGCGTATCGCCAACGGCCTGCTGCGCCGTGTGCGCGATTTTGCACAGGTGATCGGCAACGGCGTGATCGACATGGGCATCGCGCAGCACAGCCTCCGCGCACTGAGCGTGGATGAATATGGCCTCGACGAAATGGATAACCGCATCCTCAATGTGATCATCGAAAACTTCAAAGGAGGCCCTGTCGGCATCACCACCATTGCCACCGCAGTGGGCGAAGAGGCGGGCACACTCGAAGAGGTGTACGAGCCCTTCCTCATCCAGGAAGGTTTTATCAAACGGACGCCCCGCGGCCGTGAGGTGACCGAAAAGGCCTACACACACCTGGGCAAAACGCCGAACAAGGGCGGGCAGCTGTTATTCTGA